One stretch of Candidatus Baltobacteraceae bacterium DNA includes these proteins:
- a CDS encoding TM0106 family RecB-like putative nuclease, which yields MQHVDGRFVYGATDLNNFLECRRLTELDGLAVRGELKRPEVEDEQLELIKRKGSEHEQRYLEAMEARYGGITKFERTEKGIAAYAAAEAETLAAMRAGMPCIYQATFFDGTFVGHTDFLRRIEKPSLLGAWSYEVIDTKLSLSAKPYFLIQLCNYSEHLARLQGTLPEFGYIVLGDENEEHFRLHDYFAYYRHLKTAFLAYVAEPVAEYPYSRKHCGICSWDSLCTKKRRDDDHLSLVAWMRRDQVGKLEDGGVATVAELAYAPETSRPTGMVLESFGKLRRQAELQVRGRASKTPLYEILPPEPATGFALMPEPARGDIFFDIEGDPLFEPGRGLEYLFGFWVPGEDAKYLAFWGCDRVQEKKAFENVVDFLIEQRKQFPTMHVYHYADYEKSALRKLAQLHGTREDEVDDLLRGEVFVDLYAVVRQALVISEESYGLKAIEKFYNVNRTTDVKAGGDSIVQFERWLLDGTPSILTDIENYNRDDCRSTYLLREWLLARRTEAIEKTGVAIDFRPVREPDAPCHLEYVVTCKKCQTRQKEEREEKRRGELERALLAREDASAQLLAHVVAYHRREDKPVWWAYFDRCENVDQLFEFDKEAIAHLMLRHDIEPYKLKSGDRNLVYAYGFPDQQHKMKPGDAHDPRTKASGEIIEIDDERNLLYLKRSGSLDEARATTELIPTGPRRTDAQREALVRIGSLFQAGHLADVHPATLDLLTGGDPRTAPRRRTLQPAEISAQSLLDVVRALDSSYLFIQGPPGSGKTTYGSQVVCDLLAEGKRVAVMSTGHKANHNMLQKVEECMQKRGRRFKGLYKHSGEESAYQSLLDSPMITSVDKNDLFEGGDYELAGGTSWLFAREKLVGTFDYLFIDEAGQVSLANALAASSCAKNVVLLGDPNQLAQVSQGSHPLEAGASILQHLLGEAQTVAPNRGIFLDVSYRMQPQICSFISDAMYEGRLKPGPDTALHHVTSGLTRRAGLEFIGVEHEGNSSSSAQEANRIVGEIALLREGGVPENEIIVVTPYNAQRKLIATKLKDAGLNVRVGTVDKFQGQEADVVFYSMAASSGEDVPRGTEFLFERNRFNVAVSRAKALSVLVCSPRLLDIPCNTPEQMALVNLLCSFVELGRPLDYGASRLRSG from the coding sequence GTGCAGCACGTCGACGGCCGTTTCGTTTACGGCGCCACCGATCTCAACAATTTTCTCGAATGCCGGCGCCTCACCGAGCTCGACGGTCTTGCCGTGCGCGGCGAGCTCAAGCGCCCCGAAGTTGAGGACGAGCAGCTCGAGCTGATCAAGCGCAAAGGCTCGGAGCACGAGCAGCGCTACCTCGAGGCGATGGAAGCGCGCTACGGCGGCATCACAAAATTCGAGCGCACCGAAAAGGGCATCGCCGCTTACGCCGCCGCCGAAGCCGAGACGCTCGCCGCGATGCGCGCGGGGATGCCGTGCATCTATCAAGCCACGTTCTTCGACGGCACGTTCGTCGGGCACACCGATTTCTTGCGGCGCATCGAGAAACCGTCGCTCCTCGGCGCGTGGAGCTACGAAGTCATCGACACAAAACTCTCGCTCTCCGCGAAGCCGTACTTTCTCATCCAGCTCTGCAACTACAGCGAGCATCTCGCGCGTCTGCAAGGCACGCTGCCGGAGTTCGGCTACATCGTCCTCGGCGACGAAAACGAAGAACACTTTCGGTTGCACGATTATTTCGCGTACTACCGTCATCTGAAAACCGCGTTTCTCGCCTACGTTGCGGAGCCGGTCGCCGAATATCCGTACTCGCGCAAGCACTGCGGGATCTGTTCGTGGGATAGCCTGTGCACGAAGAAGCGCCGCGACGACGATCATCTCAGTCTCGTCGCATGGATGCGGCGCGATCAAGTCGGCAAGCTGGAAGACGGCGGCGTCGCGACGGTCGCCGAGCTCGCGTATGCGCCCGAGACGTCGCGTCCGACCGGCATGGTTCTCGAATCATTCGGGAAGCTGCGCCGTCAAGCCGAGCTGCAAGTCCGTGGACGCGCATCCAAGACGCCGCTCTACGAAATTCTTCCGCCGGAGCCGGCGACTGGTTTTGCGCTCATGCCCGAGCCCGCGCGCGGCGACATTTTCTTTGATATCGAGGGTGACCCGCTCTTCGAGCCGGGCCGCGGGCTCGAATATCTCTTCGGTTTTTGGGTGCCGGGCGAAGATGCGAAGTATCTCGCGTTTTGGGGCTGCGATCGCGTGCAAGAGAAGAAGGCCTTCGAAAACGTCGTCGATTTTCTGATCGAGCAGCGCAAGCAGTTTCCGACGATGCACGTCTACCATTACGCCGATTACGAAAAATCGGCGCTACGGAAGCTTGCGCAATTGCACGGTACACGCGAAGACGAAGTCGACGATCTGTTGCGCGGCGAGGTCTTCGTCGATCTGTATGCCGTCGTGCGTCAGGCGCTCGTGATCTCCGAAGAGAGCTACGGCCTCAAAGCGATCGAGAAGTTCTACAACGTCAACCGCACGACCGACGTGAAGGCCGGCGGCGATTCGATCGTGCAATTCGAGCGCTGGCTGCTCGACGGCACGCCCTCGATCCTCACCGACATCGAGAACTACAACCGCGACGATTGCCGCTCCACGTATCTGCTGCGTGAGTGGCTGCTGGCTCGCCGCACGGAGGCGATCGAGAAAACCGGCGTCGCGATCGACTTCCGGCCGGTCAGGGAACCCGACGCGCCGTGCCATCTCGAGTACGTCGTGACATGCAAGAAGTGCCAGACGCGCCAGAAAGAAGAACGCGAAGAAAAGCGCCGCGGCGAGCTGGAGCGCGCGCTGCTGGCGCGCGAAGACGCGAGCGCGCAACTGCTGGCGCACGTCGTCGCCTATCACCGGCGCGAAGACAAGCCGGTTTGGTGGGCGTATTTCGATCGCTGCGAAAACGTCGACCAGCTCTTCGAGTTCGACAAAGAAGCGATTGCGCACCTGATGCTGCGCCACGATATCGAGCCTTACAAGCTCAAGAGCGGCGATCGCAATCTCGTCTACGCGTACGGCTTCCCGGATCAGCAGCATAAGATGAAGCCGGGCGACGCGCACGATCCGCGCACGAAAGCCTCCGGCGAGATCATCGAGATCGACGACGAGCGGAATCTGCTCTATCTCAAGCGCAGCGGCTCGCTCGATGAGGCGCGCGCGACGACCGAGCTGATTCCGACTGGTCCGCGTCGCACCGATGCGCAGCGCGAAGCGCTCGTCCGCATCGGCTCGCTATTCCAAGCCGGGCACTTGGCCGATGTGCATCCCGCCACGCTCGATTTGCTCACAGGCGGCGATCCGCGGACCGCGCCGCGGCGCCGCACGCTGCAGCCGGCAGAAATCAGCGCGCAAAGCCTTCTCGACGTCGTGCGCGCGCTCGATTCGAGCTATCTGTTCATTCAAGGTCCGCCCGGCAGCGGCAAGACGACGTACGGTTCGCAAGTCGTCTGCGATTTGCTCGCCGAGGGCAAGCGCGTCGCGGTGATGAGCACCGGCCACAAAGCCAATCACAACATGCTGCAAAAAGTCGAAGAGTGCATGCAGAAGCGCGGGCGGCGGTTCAAGGGACTCTACAAACATAGCGGCGAGGAATCCGCGTATCAGTCGCTGCTCGATTCGCCGATGATCACGTCGGTCGACAAGAACGATCTCTTCGAAGGCGGCGACTACGAGCTGGCCGGCGGAACGTCGTGGCTCTTCGCGCGCGAGAAACTCGTCGGCACGTTCGATTATCTGTTCATTGACGAAGCCGGACAAGTCTCACTCGCGAACGCGCTCGCAGCTTCAAGCTGCGCGAAAAACGTTGTGTTGCTTGGCGATCCCAATCAGCTGGCGCAAGTCAGCCAAGGTTCGCATCCACTCGAAGCGGGCGCGTCTATCTTGCAACATCTCCTCGGCGAAGCGCAAACCGTCGCGCCGAATCGCGGGATCTTTCTCGACGTCTCGTACCGCATGCAGCCGCAGATCTGTAGCTTCATCTCGGATGCGATGTACGAAGGCCGCCTCAAGCCCGGGCCGGACACCGCGCTTCACCATGTCACGAGCGGCCTCACGCGGCGTGCCGGACTCGAATTCATCGGAGTCGAGCACGAAGGCAACAGCTCGAGCTCGGCCCAGGAAGCCAATCGCATCGTCGGCGAGATCGCGCTCTTACGCGAAGGCGGCGTCCCGGAAAACGAGATTATCGTCGTCACGCCGTACAACGCGCAACGCAAGCTGATCGCTACAAAGCTGAAAGACGCCGGGCTCAACGTGCGCGTCGGCACCGTCGACAAATTCCAAGGCCAGGAAGCCGACGTCGTGTTCTATTCGATGGCCGCGTCGAGCGGCGAGGACGTGCCGCGCGGCACGGAGTTCTTGTTCGAACGCAATCGCTTCAACGTCGCGGTCTCGCGTGCCAAGGCGCTTAGCGTACTCGTTTGCAGCCCACGGTTGCTCGATATTCCCTGCAACACTCCGGAACAAATGGCGTTGGTCAACCTGCTCTGCAGTTTTGTGGAATTGGGGCGGCCCCTCGACTACGGCGCTTCGCGCCTACGCTCGGGGTGA
- a CDS encoding PLDc N-terminal domain-containing protein: MKIFLEIVVSIILHPVAFILALINIVSRTDLNDAQKIIWGVVCLVWGIGPILYFLVGGGTLW; encoded by the coding sequence ATGAAGATCTTCCTCGAAATCGTGGTCTCGATCATCCTGCACCCGGTAGCGTTCATTCTGGCGCTGATCAATATCGTCAGCCGCACAGATTTGAACGACGCGCAGAAGATCATCTGGGGCGTTGTTTGCCTGGTGTGGGGAATCGGTCCGATTCTATACTTCTTAGTCGGTGGTGGAACGCTCTGGTGA